From a region of the Rhodococcus sp. 4CII genome:
- a CDS encoding Zn-ribbon domain-containing OB-fold protein, producing the protein MPGQIPVVDYLVLGDPPHLQARMCAQCDALYFDRRNACAHCGRRDFTWKALASTGQVRGYTQVHRAAPSVPVPYISAIVELDGGGVVKANLLDAQLDDITPGLTVTMTTFVAGVDDDGTEAIAFGYKPVKEQG; encoded by the coding sequence ATGCCGGGACAGATTCCGGTCGTCGACTACCTGGTGCTCGGCGACCCACCCCACCTCCAAGCGCGGATGTGCGCGCAATGCGATGCGCTCTACTTCGACCGGCGCAATGCCTGCGCACACTGCGGTAGGCGAGACTTCACCTGGAAGGCTCTCGCCAGTACAGGACAGGTGCGCGGCTACACCCAGGTCCACCGGGCGGCTCCCTCCGTTCCGGTGCCCTACATCTCCGCGATCGTCGAACTCGATGGAGGTGGCGTCGTCAAGGCGAACCTTCTCGATGCCCAACTCGACGACATCACCCCGGGCCTGACCGTCACCATGACGACGTTCGTCGCCGGTGTCGACGACGACGGCACCGAGGCGATCGCCTTCGGATACAAGCCTGTGAAGGAGCAAGGATGA